Proteins from a genomic interval of Apteryx mantelli isolate bAptMan1 chromosome 5, bAptMan1.hap1, whole genome shotgun sequence:
- the FGF5 gene encoding fibroblast growth factor 5 — protein sequence MSLSFLGLLFLALLARARREQVPGGAPAGRAAPAPSSSSSSSSSSAAAAAAGPSRFPRSRPGRRRGRLYCRVGIGFHLQLHPDGRVDGAHHAGPLSILEIFAVSQGIVGIRGVFSNKFLAMSKKGKLHASAKFTEDCKFRERFQENSYNTYASAAHRSERSGREWYVALNKRGKAKRGCSPRVKPQHVSTHFLPRFWRAEQPELAFTVTVPERKKLPAPAPAKPPATAPRKNPAPVKYRLKFRFG from the exons ATGAGCCTGTCCTTCctcggcctcctcttcctcgccctcCTCGCCCGCGCCAGGCGGGAGCAGGTGCccggcggggcgccggcgggccgcgccgcccccgcgccttcctcctcctcctcctcctcctcctcctcggcggcggcggcggcggcggggccgagccgcttcccgcggagccgcccggggcgccgccggggccgcctctACTGCCGGGTGGGCATCGGCTTCCACCTCCAGCTGCACCCCGACGGCCGCGTGGACGGCGCCCACCACGCCGGCCCGCTCA gtattttggaaatatttgctGTGTCTCAGGGGATTGTAGGAATACGAGGAGTTTTCAGCAACAAATTTTTAGCGatgtcaaaaaaaggaaaactccaTGCAAGT GCCAAGTTCACTGAGGACTGCAAGTTCAGGGAGCGGTTTCAGGAGAACAGCTACAACACGTACGCCTCGGCGGCCCACCGCAGCGAGCGGTCGGGGAGGGAGTGGTACGTGGCCCTCAACAAGCGGGGCAAGGCCAagcggggctgcagcccccgcgTGAAGCCCCAGCACGTCTCGACCCACTTCCTCCCACGCTTCTGGCGCGCCGAGCAGCCTGAGCTCGCCTTCACCGTCACCGTCCCTGAGAGGAAGAAACTGCCGGCCCCCGCTCCAGCAAAACCTCCAGCAACCGCACCGCGCAAAAATCCCGCACCCGTCAAATACCGCCTCAAGTTTCGCTTTGGGTAG